In Haliotis asinina isolate JCU_RB_2024 chromosome 15, JCU_Hal_asi_v2, whole genome shotgun sequence, one DNA window encodes the following:
- the LOC137266237 gene encoding uncharacterized protein, producing the protein MDHGELFFDHLLYLLKTMDVLKETALALDDTDDASIFRSVTTWILARLSEMNNYLYISIIQWITTSVKRVRDRERGKSKYILGAGVGMCVSLVLPGLTMLMIGAVTGVGVQWTLSTSGRIREPFIGFLEKLAWPVAGTLFGFWIFGIWGAITGGLLFCCEVDRYKTMVGALIGFTEEERDDLVSEIHSLTGSPETEDLTRFLSSQSNRKKLLRILFDHTEPSLPDPRNGSVTIDLAI; encoded by the exons ATGGATCACGGTGAACTATTTTTTGATCACCTTCTATATTTGTTGAAGACCATGGATGTACTCAAGGAAACTGCCCTAg CTCTTGATGACACTGACGATGCAAGTATTTTTAGGAGCGTGACAACATGGATTCTAG CTCGGCTCAGTGAGATGAATAATTATCTCT ATATTTCCATCATTCAGTGGATTACAACTTCAGTCAAGAGAGTTAGAGACAGGGAACGTG GTAAATCCAAGTACATCCTTGGTGCAGGTGTTGGAATGTGCGTTTCATTAGTGTTACCTGGACTGACCATGCTCATGATTGGAGCTGTGACGG GAGTTGGTGTGCAGTGGACGCTATCTACATCAGGGCGTATAAGAGAACCGTTTATTG GATTCCTTGAAAAATTGGCTTGGCCAGTTGCTGGGACATTGTTTGGATTCTGGATATTTGGTATTTGGGGAGCAATAACAG GGGGTCTGTTGTTCTGCTGTGAGGTCGACAGGTACAAGACTATGGTTGGTGCCTTGATTGGCTTCACGGAGGAAGAAAGGGATGATTTGGTCTCAGAGATTCATAGCTTGACTGGTTCGCCGGAGACAGAGGATCTCACACGCTTCCTCTCATCCCAGTCTAACAGAAAAAAGTTATTACGTATCCTGTTTGACCACACCGAACCTTCATTGCCGGATCCAAGGAATGggag TGTGACTATCGATCTAGcaatataa